Genomic window (Daucus carota subsp. sativus chromosome 5, DH1 v3.0, whole genome shotgun sequence):
TACAATATAAGATGAGGATATGATCCTGCCTACTCAAGTAAAGTTATATGAATATACCATCATTTCATGATCGTCCATGATCTCTTCCATCACATCTTTCAAAGGTTTATCAGCGCTATTGGGAACAAGAGCTGCAAATACAGGAGGTTCTATGCCTGCGTATTTTACATGCAAAATAACTATTATAATCTTCAACATTGTTTTAAACAAAGCAAACAGTAGCAGATTATCAGCTTTTACTGACACAAGGCAACGAAAGAAACATAATTCAAGACAATAAAATCAGCACTTAAATTTGGATACtcataaaataaaacatttgtCAATATCTTCATCTGAAATGGTGATCAAATCAGTCTATGTATTGAACTACTTATACCAAATTCTGGAAACGCGTCAATGAACATCAACATCTCCTCCCCTGTTAGGCCAGATAAAAAGCAAATTCGAGGCAGCGATTCTGCAACctgcaaaataaattttaatttgcaCTATATTGGATCAACTctgcaaaataaattttaaaatctactATATTAGATCAAGAGGAACTTCTATTTCCCATAaccatttttaaaaatctatattGATTATGTAATAGAATTTGTTCTGAATCTAGACAGAAGATTGACACTTACTTCATAAGCAACAGCTCACCTTTACGTATTACTTCCATCCAACTTTATGTAATTAATGTCCTTTTAACAAAATATCTCTCCAGATGACTTAATGCCCTGCTATTCAGGCTGACTGAGGAAGGAAGTAAAACTCACCAAGTAGTAATTTAAACGAGTGGTCATCTAAACCAGATTCAAACATATCTATTGTCTTGATGTTTTAATTTCCTTTAATCATCACCTAAAGTAGGAAATTGAAGGGACATTCTGCCTTGCAACATACTCTTCCCATAGTGAAGCCCGGTCCCCTAAATTTACCTATTATTGCATATTTTCTGATAAGGCTGCAATTTCCATCAGATTTTCAATCAACCATGTCCTACAAAGAATGTAATGTTTGAGATTTTTGTCtgttacaaatttaatttaagCAATGTGTTCGCAATCAATGAAAAAAGAGGTCAAAGTTTGGAAAAAACACTCTCAAAAGTGGAGAGAATATTAATGAACCATAAAGGAAACCCCTCTATCACATAGCTAACCATCATCATAATATGGTTTAAGTGACTGATGTTTGAACGAGTTCTGTTCTCTGAAGCGATCTCAGGGACCCCATGCTCGACAGACCACGAAAGAAGCGAAAATGACTTTGACATCCAAATCATTTTGTCCACGAATCATGCTGTCCGTATATGAgttaatcggaaatcggaacATATAGCATATCAGAACAGGTAAATCGAGATTTGGTAGGTCGTACTACAGAACCTATGGTAAACATTACCCAGCTACTGGTCCATATATAGAGACTAGATGAATCTGAAGTTACCATAATTTTCTTATCCGGTTGAGCAATTAATTTCCTTTTCAGTGGCAAACTGTACTACTCTATCGTCGTAAATATCGGTCCTCTATGATATGATTTGTCCGTAGGTATCCCTAAAAGAAATATATTGTCTGTTACTAATACATTATGTGATGATGAAGTTTAAGTTTGGAATACGTGTGAGCCATTAGTTTAGCTAGGTTGGCAAATGAAGACTCTTTTTCTGGCATAAAGTAATTTCTATACTAAGCAAATactttgaatttaattaaagcATTAGGCAAGTACTAGAGGACACAAAAGGTTACCTTCACAGCTTCTGGATTGGATTGTTTAGTATTGATAGCATCCCAAAGTGAGCCGCTAATCATGTCTTCAGTGCAAACAATAATCTGCAATATAGTTGCACTACATTTTCGCATAAGAACTATAGTCCTCAGTACATTTACTCCTTTAAGTTTCATTACAGGCATTgtcacaaattattaatttgtgGGGTGAAGAATATCAAATATTAAGAAGGTCCAGGAAATCATGGAACTATTACATATAGATTGGGCTCGATATATAGATAGTACTAGTGGCaaatatcatcaaattaatgttttaattttcttttatattgttGATGTGGACTTGTTTAGAGATCCAAGTTTCTCAGCTTATGTATCATATAAACTTACATTCCAGTGGTGAAGTTATGAAAACAGTATAGTATTCGAGATATTTCTCGGATATCAGATAGAAAGGTGAAATTCTATCCATCCAGAATATTTCTATAAATCCTGAAAATATGAAATCAGGTGGGAACGCAAAGTAACAGAAAAGAGACAATTTCGAGTAATTACAACTGTGAGGGAGGACTCGAAAGCTTATACCTTTAAAAATTCACCTTCCAACTCTTTCAGTAGCATCTGTACCTATAACatgtgcaaataaaagtctagTTCAAACGGTGGGTTACTGCCTTTTCTTAGTCACTGAAGTACATTTATTGTATTTGGAGATAATTCATAATGGACAAATTAGAAAACTGAAACTTAgtcaatatatttaatatatttcctTTACAGAGATGATGCAAAAGAAGGGTCTTATAAGAAAATAACATTTTCTCTAATTTATTTCCAAGAACAGTGTGAAGTCATACAGTGCTTGAGACTATAAGTTACCTTTGCAAATTCTTCCCTTTTAAATCCCGATAATAATAATGCCTGAAAATGAACCAAAACGATAATGTGGGATTTAGATACATTCCTAGTGTTTTTAAAGAGGAAACAGTTCtgaattaattatctaattaggTTGACGGGAAACATCAGTAATGGCCAGAAAAAAGACTAACCAGAACTTACAGGGGGACCAAATATTGGATCTTCTGCATTTAAAGGAACAAACTTTGAATCTTCTGTTAACTCATCCTCACCCGGGAGCTCTATAATAGAAAATAAACACAAAATGAATGTCACTTGTTAATAATTTCAAAGGAACCTAGATGTAATAGGATAATtactacaaaatattataaggTAAAAATCTTGTTCTTCTATAATAAAACACAGAGGGGAATTATATGACATTTCTTAAGTCTATAAACCTCACTACATGCCACCAATAAAGCATAGGTCTCCAAAAAACATAGCTAAGCTAGACATTAATAAATAAACTGAAGAACTTGTGGgggcttcttttttttcttttttcttttttttttttttgggggggggggggggggggggggggcgctGCTGTACCAGTCTTAATTGAATCTGGGTGTTGCTGCTTAAATGTGGATCACTAATAGAACCTATTTAATCATATATGTGCATTAAGAAAGTATATAAAATGCAAACACCTCGCTTCTCAACCCATGTTACAGTTGCTAAAGTGCATGATCCTATTATAACTCAGTATGAAAGTTATAATGTCTTTCATGGGTGTCCTATTTTATTGATGAATGAGTCATGCAAGGAATAAGTAAAGAATTTAGAAAACATATGCTGAAACAGAAGGAAAACCATTGATAGACTTAGTGTCTTGCTGTTTGTTACCCTTCTAGTGTGGAAACAAAAACTGCCAAGAACAGAACAAGAACTGCCAAGGgttctttatattcaaaatcAACCTCTCTTTTCATTCTcgttcttttttatattttatttcttcGGTTTACTCCAACAAGTCGTTTACTACTAACAGGTTAACAGTACTAACACCAAAAATTATTCCGGACCAGTGGACCACCCCCataatttcatcaaattttacacAAATATGTAATGTCGAAGTTTTACCCTCACCAAACTATTCACTTAACCATAAAATTGCATTCCGTTCATAGTTGCATTAAGATCATATACTTCAAATATAAGAATAGTTCTTTCCGGGGTATTATCCTTTGTTAGCTACAATTTCTtgattaaaatctaattaaaaaCACTTCCAactaatatttacaaataattttggGAACCAAATATAAGTTAGTAAACTACTGCCATAACCCATAACATCTAAATAATTTTGGTTTCTTGAGTTCTTATAATAATGTGATTTCAAGTCTACCAGAGCAAGAGAGATACTATCTGTCTTGACAACttacaaaataaacaaaacattaataacaaACACTGATGTGGAGAAAATAGTCAATGCTAAGAAGTGTAATGTGATCATGTAAATGGTGAAAACCCCATTTGCTAAAATCAAGAATGAAGAAGAAAGGTGAATGAACCTTGAGAGGAAGCTCTTGGCAGAAAGTTGAGTTTGAAAACATGGGGTGTCTTGTGAATAGATGGAGATGATGGTACGAAAGATTTGGGGATGTTTGAAGTGTGAGGGGTTAGAGAGAATTGGGAGCAGATGAAGTTTTGAGTGGTGAGCGAAGAAGCCATCATTACCATATCACATTCCAGGATTCTCCTTTTTGATCTCTCCTCCTGTAATTTGTCTGTCAGATTGGGTTATCTTGTTAAAATTCGGGATACAACAGTAATATTTGTGAGATggttgaattaaaaatttggaaaataaattatgaaattgtaaatattgtttttattatttgatttttaaaaaaataaaaagaacggAGTCATTACttcataaatcatgaaattgtatttattgtttttattaaatgattattttagtaaataatttataaaaaattggtATTTTTAtcaaggttgtaaaaatcggaactcGGTCCAATTCGGCTTGGTTCcggaaaaatgagtactcggaactcgggagagtactcggaataagttatcggataactaatcgggtattctttttaattaattttttctctcatatatggttatatactgattaataataaaattatttaataatattaatattgtaataacacacttgaaataatgaagttctaATAAAAGTTACTTGTTTGATAACTTTTGACATAATAGTCATTTacaagttttaatgataaaacacatatactttctaattaatgtcatactttgcaaaaaaaaaacaccaaaacatatataaatttacgtttaatcttttttgaaataattttcaaataaacaataaaaaaatgataagtcATACTCTCAGATTTGAActcgagtactcggagtcaaaccAAGTTTTGATCGATTTCTTAATAAATCAGTTTTGAACCCGATTACTCAGAACTCGGATCGAACAGGGGTTAAAAACGGGTATTCGGAATGAGTACTCGTTGAATctgcgatttttagaacactgatttttataaatactagcttataacccgtgcaacgCACGGgcgattataatatttattattttattgtatatatttaaatttaataattttattttgaaaataaaattacgatagaattatatgattaaataaattttttatttaacaactgAATAAATTTTTAGTAGTAAAGTCTGTCAAATAGCTAATTAGAAATTACGTCGAACATATATGTTTTAATGaggatgttaaaatatattattttatatgttataatttaagaagaccTATAAACCCAAATATATATCAACCAATCAATATTTTGTTACTAATGATTAATAATATcatatagaaaataaaaaatatattataatatgttataaattaaagaggtTCAGGGTCGAATAACAACCGACTCGCCAAACTCGACCGACCGACcaactgaatttttttatttcagcTTTAgtgatataataaaataagtatagtatagatttataatattacttttaaagtaagaccattagagtatttaaaaataatgttaatgtattttaattgaaaaatgtcaccgattatttattaataattatatatcataatattataattttatgtatgtgTCGCCTGTGTTAATCGTAGAAGATCTGTCTTTTTAAggtagaaaatctaaaaaggaTAATGGGTTTTAGTTAGGAAGGTAAGTACTATGTTGCtatatgttattttagaagatcgagttattttagtttgaaaatatgaagatgataatttatattagttaaaaagaataatttgtTAGATCGATAGGCCGTATTTCGACTATATCGACTAATgttttacttttaataatactagcttatagcccgtgcaaggcacgggagctttttaattatttataatttttttaaatatattttaaatggtgtgaaaaaattattttataataataaattaaaattatatgtatcatgcaaaagtattaaattctttctatcaaattttaaattattttaaataaaatatgtgacgccaactcctattagattatataatgtgatttaaatatttttctaaaaatttttatgattcgagattaaaattgataaacacaatttgttttgaattaagaagatgaatcataaacatgcaataacatggtagaatttgttttggattaagaaaaattttttgtattcgttcctcacataaatcgggcttattaatttaaaaatatattagataaaaataattttgtgacgatgcgatttatatgattctacaaataaaattggtagaaaatatttattttggattaaaaaaatcataaacacatgaaatacagaatttgttttaaattcaggaaaggaattataaacacgcaagtagatatcagttgtttTATGCAACAGATGTtatttttgttctaatctaacggtatttatttgttcaatatacgatccgatggataaaaataattttgtgacggtgcgatttatacgattctacaattaaattttgtaggaaatatttattttagattaaaaaaaccaaaaacacatgaaacacagaatttgttttagattcagaaaaagaattatacatgtaagtagatgtcagtttccttatagaacagaatttaattttgttctaatctaacggtgcttatttgttcaatatacgatccaagataagcttttggaccacaggaccatgcgaccaaattatctcccttacgcttattatatataagtatataatagtatagatatataataatattgtctTTTTTATACGTATGTTCCATGAGTTATGTTTGGAAAAATTCGTTTTTAGTTAGGAATGTGAAAAAGATAATATGTTTTAGTTAGAAAGGGTAATTGACATGTtgtctaatattatttttaaataggcCCATAactcggcccaagtaccgaccgacttCGTTTTTAGTTAGGAAtgtgaaaaagataatgtgttttagttagaaAGGGTAATTGGCACgttatctaatattatttttaaataggcCCATAACTCGGCCCAAGCACCGATCgaccgatcaaatttttaatttttcggctttaataatatagtatagatttcaTAAATCATCAGTCAAATAAAGCCTCATCGACCCTTGAATATTTTAGacggaaaaaaatatttataaaataagcaTGTTATTCCTTAAACTTCTTGTTAACAAAACtttaaaaagaaagattattcATACGAATCATACCGGAGTAAACAACAAATCTGAGAACTCTAGCCTGTAGGTCCATATTTTTGCGCCCAAAATCATCAGAATCTTCAAGACCTCTTTGCTCTTCAAGGGTTTTCTGTAAGTAACCAATCCCAACTGTTTTTCACCCTCTGTACCATAATcatcacatacacacacacaaaacccacatatatacacatgctATGTAGTTTTCTTTGCATTAAAGTAGCCCAATCAATTCAAGAAATGAACAAGATTTGTTTACTGTGAAATTATAGCTTTCCCAGTTGGATATTTTGTGGGCTTGTTATGTTTTTCTCTATGCAGTTGTGAATTGACCAGTCGTTTTAGCTTAAGATTctgtctttttcttcttttttcaagTCTGGATCTTTGTTGTAGTAGGTTTGAACCAGGGTGTTTACGAATTTAAGAAAATTCGGACTGTGTATTGTTTGAAAATTCGCGTAGACTTGGTTGGTGgctatatatgtaaatttgaaATGGTAAGAAAGGGAATTGAGATGGAAGGCAGTGAGAAGTATAGTTTCTTTATGGATAATATGCAGAATTATCTGAATTTCGAAATTTGTAAGGAGTTGAATGAATTTTCAGAAATTGGAGACttggtttatatatatttataggatTTGAGGGATTATGTCTATCTTGTTGTATGAATTTTAAGAGTGAACGCTGCTCAAGAGCGGAGGGAATTGGTGGTCTGAATATACAGGGTAGAGATTTTTTCATACTTAGCATTCATTTTGTTATTCACAAGCTAATTCGGGTTTTATGTTCATCTTACCCCCCCTCCCTATCCCCATACCTTTATTCCATCCTACCCCTTCCCTCTTCccattatgttttatttttaggaTCTTTGCATGTAAAGAAGTATCTATGAATGTTGATATGGTTAAATCAGCTGAATGCGGGGATTGATAgaaatatattgttatattttctTCTAATTATGTCGCTATACTTTTTGGCAGGATGTGCCTCTGGCCTTTAGGTCTTTGTTATACTCATATGTTGTGGGCCGTAATAGGTGGTATCATATTGACTAGCCTGTATACCCTAATTTCAATAGTGTGCTTAATAGGATGAATTACCTTCTAATGTccaacaatttatttatttatatacagtATATTTCTTCCTCCCCTTTAGCTTCTTTTTTTGAACAATTGTACTGATTATTGCATAATATTTCGAATTCATTAATGCTCTGTTTACTTGGAGGATTGTAATGGGTCAGGAAAGGAATGAAATCAACTATTGTGAATGA
Coding sequences:
- the LOC108220139 gene encoding uncharacterized protein LOC108220139 — its product is MVMMASSLTTQNFICSQFSLTPHTSNIPKSFVPSSPSIHKTPHVFKLNFLPRASSQELPGEDELTEDSKFVPLNAEDPIFGPPALLLSGFKREEFAKVQMLLKELEGEFLKIIVCTEDMISGSLWDAINTKQSNPEAVKVAESLPRICFLSGLTGEEMLMFIDAFPEFGIEPPVFAALVPNSADKPLKDVMEEIMDDHEMMSARQLD